In the genome of Ziziphus jujuba cultivar Dongzao chromosome 10, ASM3175591v1, the window AAGAAAATATCACTTTAGTCTTGTCATTTATTGTACTTTTACCCTTTTTTCAAACACTGAAGCATTTTTTCCCTCACTAATTAGTAACGGTCTTATGAATGGTCCCTTTGAGAAGGTCGTCTAGATCAGTGATAAGTGCGGTCAAATTTGTTTGTTtcagaaaatatttgttattgaCCTGTGAAGCTATCGATCATATCATGACGTATATGAATAATGAATACTTGTTATTCAATGATGGACTCTACATGGTTTATTATAATGAATACTTGTTATGCGGCAAGCTATCGATCATATCATTGACTTTACAATTCTGTTATATTAAGTAACTAAACCATGATCTACTAACCCAGATAAAGGTTATTATCTAAATGAAAGTAGAACAATGACTTTATTTAGCAAGAAATGTGACAAATAAGGTTTACAGCTTCATCTTCATATAAATGCTATAAACGAATTTAGCACAAAATCTTATGATGCATACGGAGCTTGACTCATGTACATTAATCTTTTACTTCAATGTGGACAGTGCAGCTTGAAAAAGACTCAAAATTAACTTAACAAAATTTCTTCTCTAAAAGTTGCAATTAAATTTGATGAGTTGTGGTACATGCACGCACGTACATATATTGTATGCTTAATAAGATTCTTCCATCTCTCCCATAAACAATTGATAAGCACCCTGAACTTCATGGGTTAAGTCACCCTAACGGTAGATTCAGAAAAAAAGTTACAATTCAACGTCCTTTGTGGAGGATTGATTCATTGCTTGAGAAGGAATGAGCAGAACATTTTCcagatgaagaggaaaatggTATTACCAAATCAGATGCTTCATTACTTGCTGTAAACGTACTTGTACAAACAATTTTATCAGTTTGAATTTCCGGCAAACTAGCACTTCCATCCAAATACTGCATCACTTGCCGCATACTGGGCCTCATTGCTGGCATAGACTGTGAACAAAACAGGCCAAGTTTCAAAACCAACTCCATCTCCTCTGCCGAGTAATTACCATCCAATTTCGGATCACTGGCATCAAGGATTGCACCCCTCTTCCAGCAATCCATGACCAAATCCACCAGAATCACCTCTTCAAGGAGTCCTTGTAGTACAATGGGCCTCTTTCCACAAGCCACTTCAAGCATTAATGCCCCAAAAGCAAAAACATCGGTGCGAGTAGATGCCTTTCCGGTTTTAGTCAGCTCTGGAGCCAGATAACCCACAGTCCCAACCACATGAGTGGTTTGAAGATGGGTACCATGGTCATATAGTCTAGCAAGGCCAAAATCTCCAAGCCTTCCATTGAAATCAGCATCTAACAGAACATTGCTAGCCTTTACATCTCTATGCAAAACTACTTGTTCCCACTCTTCATGGAGGTAAAGAAGAGCAGAAGCAACACCTTTGAGAACTTGAAATCTATGAAACCAGCTGAGGGCTGGTTTCTCATTGCTGAACAAGAACTTGTCAAGACTTCCACTGGGCATATAATCATAAACCAAGAGTAGTTCTCCCTTTCGCCTGCAATATCCAAGGAGCTGTACCAGGTTTCTGTGCCTCAGCCTTCTCATGCTGGCTATCTCAGCCACAAATTCCTTCATCCCTTGTTTTGAATCATGGGAAACTCTCTTGACAGCTACTTGGACATCAGACGTAGGAAGTGTTCCTCTATAAACCTTTCCAAAACCTCCTGCTCCAAGAAGCTCCGTTTCTTTGAAACCTTTTGTTGCTATGTAAAGATTCTTATAGGAGAACCGTTGAGGACCATATTCTGTTTCCCAATCTTCACGTAATTCTTCGTATTTCTTCCTCCTTATAGTGTAAACAGCTCCAATAACCATGACCAGAACAACAGTTGCAGCTATAGGTGATATTATAATGATATTACTTGGCTTCTGTCTACTTTTCTTGTGTGGAGGAAGCCGAGGAAGTTTTGATATTTCAAGACTTTGTGCTGGTCCAGTTTTGTTGAAGCTCCATCCAAGCACATAATGCTCACTTGCAATTGCCCCTGTGGAGGCAGAGAAACCAAtatacatattttctaaaagaatTTGGGAAAGATCAATTGGTGTTGACAAGAGGGGCCTGTTTGGTTTTGTTCTCCTTACAGGGGCTATTGTCACGTTGAGTATTTTTTGTGCTGCATCATAGTCGATCCAAAGCTGCATGGGGTCTCCACTGATGAGCTTCAAGCTTATATTCTTCCCTTCTTCAGCAGAAAAGTAAGTTGCAGAAGCTGATTGAACTGATTGCAAGCTGTTCACATCCATTCCAACATGGTTGTCATCTATATCTTCAAATTCAGGGTTTACAACTGTATCCAGCTCGATTGCCAACATATGGTTTGTAGGACGGCCGTTGTTTGTAATATTGAATAATCCCAAGTACTGAGTTGCAACAGCATGCTCAAAGCTCATAGATGGTGAGATGGTGAAAGCTATGCCATGACCACTGATATCTGGGAGTTCAGGAACCATGGCAAATACAAAGTTTGTTGAAAACGAAGGGAAAGGAATCGAAGAAGAGGAAGATTTGTTGAAACTTATGGGAATTTTGTAGAAAGCATGACCTATTTGCTGCTTTGAAATGTTGGTGAGCTGCAATAAACCGTTGGGGTGGATTTTTGCAATTCCATCAAGATGTAGATTGGCTCCATGGAAGCCATTGTAAATGAACTGGTTTTCATCTTGAGCCAGGGAGAAATGGATGTTGAAGAGAATTGTCAGAAGCAAAAGTGATCTAGTACTTGCATCCATTGAGAAAGTTTAGCACAGAGAGAGTTCAATTTGGTGGCACTAGTATGTATAAATGTCTAAGCAAATTTTACTTCTCAGGTTCTCCTTTGGACTGACTATGTTTCCCTTTCCCAAGTCATCATGGGGAAACCAAGTTGTAAATCTAGGATAAAAAGGGCCAA includes:
- the LOC125421160 gene encoding L-type lectin-domain containing receptor kinase SIT1-like, which encodes MDASTRSLLLLTILFNIHFSLAQDENQFIYNGFHGANLHLDGIAKIHPNGLLQLTNISKQQIGHAFYKIPISFNKSSSSSIPFPSFSTNFVFAMVPELPDISGHGIAFTISPSMSFEHAVATQYLGLFNITNNGRPTNHMLAIELDTVVNPEFEDIDDNHVGMDVNSLQSVQSASATYFSAEEGKNISLKLISGDPMQLWIDYDAAQKILNVTIAPVRRTKPNRPLLSTPIDLSQILLENMYIGFSASTGAIASEHYVLGWSFNKTGPAQSLEISKLPRLPPHKKSRQKPSNIIIISPIAATVVLVMVIGAVYTIRRKKYEELREDWETEYGPQRFSYKNLYIATKGFKETELLGAGGFGKVYRGTLPTSDVQVAVKRVSHDSKQGMKEFVAEIASMRRLRHRNLVQLLGYCRRKGELLLVYDYMPSGSLDKFLFSNEKPALSWFHRFQVLKGVASALLYLHEEWEQVVLHRDVKASNVLLDADFNGRLGDFGLARLYDHGTHLQTTHVVGTVGYLAPELTKTGKASTRTDVFAFGALMLEVACGKRPIVLQGLLEEVILVDLVMDCWKRGAILDASDPKLDGNYSAEEMELVLKLGLFCSQSMPAMRPSMRQVMQYLDGSASLPEIQTDKIVCTSTFTASNEASDLVIPFSSSSGKCSAHSFSSNESILHKGR